CGCGGTAGTGGTCGCGCAGTTGACGCTGAATCCCCTTGAGACGATCGCGGGACTCCTTGCCGACGACGAACGAGACGTCGTCGACGAACCTGCGCAGATTGGTCTTGGCCTCGTTGCGCACCCGCATCATGCGGTTCTCCATGTCCTCCTTGTAGGACTTGCGCCCCAGCAGCAGGCCGGCGCCGAGTGAGATCGGGTTGAACATGCCCAGGCCCGCAACCGAAGTCAGCATGCCGAACATGAGCACGCCGCCGTAGGAGCCACGCATGCTCGTGATCGCCTTGTGCCCCATGCCGATCGGTTTGGCCTCAAGCCTGGCCAATGACTTGAGTCCGTCGAATCCGGCCCCCATCTCCTGGGCGCTGACGTGCGGCATCTTGACCGCGTCGAGGCCGGCCTCGACGAAGGTGCGGGCCACTTCCGCGGCCAGCGCCTCCGCACGCTGGTAGGCCCAGACGAAGTTGTCGCCGACCGCCGTCGCGACGGCGTTCTCCACGTCCGCGCCGATCTCGGCCCAGTGCTGCGTGGGGTCACAGGAGTCGATGACGCTCTCGTTGTGAGCGACGATGGCGCGGAACCGTGCCCGCAGATCATGGTCGACATCCGCGGTGAGGTCGGCGATCCCGTCGTTGAGCACCTGTTGCCACAACGCGGTGTGCTGCAACGCCTCCTGGGCCTCCTGCTTGCGACGCTCGAGGTCCTCGGTGAGCTGCCGAACATCCTCCGGGTCGTTGATCGCAGACAGTTCGGCGTTCACGGCAAGGGCGAGATGTTCTGCCGCGGCGCCGATCTCGGCGATCACCTGGTCGCGAATGCGGTCGTTCTCCCGGGACAGCACCCGCTCGGAGAGGAACTTCACGATCGCCGGGAAGTTGGACTCCTCGTTGAGTTCCTTGTCGTTCATCTGCACCGCGTGACTGCGCAGCAGAGACGACGCCGGGATCATCGGAACCGACATCCCCGCCCGCTGCAGGTGCGCGGTGTTGGTCTCGACGATCTGACGCCAGTACGGGTACAGGTCGGTCTTCGTCGCGATCACCGCACCCACGGGGCACACCTCGTGGGCCTGGCGGATGAACCGCATCTCGGGCTCGGTGAACTCCTGGCTGGTGTCGCTGACCATGAGCATCGCGTCGGCGTCGGGCAGCAGCCCCAGCGTCGCCGACAGGTGCGGTTGGCCGTGCCCGCCCACGCCCGGGGTGTCGACGAACGCCAGGCCCCCCTTGAGCAGCGGACTGGGCGCGCTGACCTCCACCCGCATGACCTCGCGGCCCTGCGCCTGCGGTGCGCGCCGCAGGTCGTGCTTGATGTCGTCGATCGGGATGTCGATGACCTCGGGTGCCACCTGCCCAGGAGGCGGCGCGATCACCAGCCGGGCCGACGGCTGCTCGCCGTAGCTGACGATGGTGACCAGCGCGGTGGTCTCGTCGTCGCCGACGCGCGCGACCGGCATGTTCAGCAGCGAGTTCAGCAGTTGACTCTTACCCTGTTTGAGCTGACCGGCGATGACCACGCGGATCTGCGGATCCTTGATCCGCGTGCGAGCCACCTCGAGGCGCTGTTTGAGATCGCCCCGGTCGTTGAGTTCGGCGATCGCGGCGGTGTGGTCGATCAGTTCGACGATCACCTTCACGCGGCGCGGGTCATCCGGCTGTGTCACAGCTGCTCCTTGGTTCGGGTCCACCGTAGGCCGAGAACGCGGCGGGAACCGGAAGGCTCCCGCCGCGTCCTGCGTCAACCGCTCAGAACAGGTCGTTGCCCGATCCCAGCGAGGCCGAGTGGCCGGTGTCGACAGCGCTCGCGACCGCCGACGTGTCGTGGCTGTTGTCGAAGAGCGACGCGCTGTGCTGCGACGAGTTGTCATACACCTCGGTCTGCGAGTGGTCCGAGTAGTCGCTGACCGTGGTGGTGGTCTGCGTCTCGGTCTGGCTGTAGGCCGAGGTCGAGTTGCCGCTGCCCACGTTCGTCGCGCTGTCTCCGCCGACCTGCGACTGGTTGCCGCCGACAGTGTTGGTGGCCGTCTCGTTGCTGACGATCACGATGCCGCCCCCGCCGCCGTTGCCGCCCTGGGTCTGGTCGCCGCCGAGGCCGATGTCGATCAGGCCGCCGCTGCTGCCGCCGGCGTGGCCCCCGCTGCCGCCGCTGGCGTCGACGTCCTGGAAGACCGGGCCGTCGTTGTCCTTGATCACCGATCCGCTGCCGGTGTTGGTGGTCCCGTTGTCTTCGATGTCGCCATGTCCGACAGTCACATTCGAGCCGGTGCCGGCCCACACGTCGCCGTTGTTGACGTCGTTGTTGTTGCCCAGGACCGCACCGTCACCGCTGACGATGTCGCCGCGGTTCTCGCCGCCGACGACGACGCCGCCGTTGGTCGCGGTGTTGGTGGTCTTGTCGCCGAGGGTGATGTCACCGAAGCCGAGGTTGAAGGCGCCCTGCTGAGCGTTGGCGCCCGCATCCTGGTTGGGGCTCATGATCGGCGTGCTGTTGTGGCTCGCCAGATCGGTGTTGTTGTGGCTGGCCAGGTCGGTGTTGGTGTTCGGCGCGAACACCGGCGACGGGGACAGCAGGTTGGTCGACGGCGAGTAGTCGTAGGCCGGAGCGAACCCGTAGTGGTTGGACACCGCGCGCTGCAGGCCGACGACGGGGTCGCCGCCGCCGAGCACCAGGCTCGGCACCGCGGTGGCGGCCACGGACGACAGCTGCGCCGCGGACACTCCGGCCAGGCCGGCGTCGCGCAGGGTCGCCTCGGGGGATGCGACGAATGCGCGGGCGGCATGCTCATCGCGGAACAGGTTCAGGAGCCAATCGATCAAGCTGATCATGGTCGTGCCTTTCGGTCATCCGCCGGGGTTCCGGCTGTCTGGAGACCAATTTATGGGCGCTCAGCACGCCCCGAAACGGGGCGACCGCCCGTCTTCCCCAGCCCCCAACTAGGGGCGATAGGTGGAATGCCGTTAGGGGATTAGGGGGTCATACAGGGGAATGCGGGCTTTGAGCCTTCAACCCCCAACGCGGGACCCGAATACGCAGGTCACGGGCATCGACGTCCCACCCCTGCCCCGACGCCCGTGCCGCCAGATCGACACCAGGGTCGTGACGCGGCCCCGTTCACAGCCCTGGTGTCGATTTCGCGGCTGAAACAAGAAACCGCCGGCAGGCGCAATGCGCTGCCGGCGGTTTCGCGGGGTGAAAATCAGAACAGGTCGAAGCTCGACGCATCTCCCCCGTCGTCGGTGAGGTGTGTGGCCTCGATGACGCCGTCGTCCCAACCGGCCGGATCCTCGTGGACCACGGTCGAGGCGTCTTCAATATCGTTGAACTGCACCGGGTCGTCGAGCACCGGCAGATCGAGGCCGAGATCCGACGACACCTCCGGCACCGATGAGGTGTCGATGACGCCACCCAGGTCGTGCAGGTCAGCGAACCCGGTCTCCGGCACATGTGGCTCGAAGGCGTCGAATGCCGCGGTGGCGGCGCCACTGGTCCACACGTTGGGCCCGGCGTCGACACCGAATGTCGGCGCCGCCATCGACAGCGAGTCGGACACCATGGGAATCAGGTTGTTGACGTCCGCACTGGTCACATTGGTCAGGTGCGCGTCGGCGATCGCACCGGACGGGTCGGCGGCATACCGTGCGGCGACCTCCGGGTCGCGCACGAGAGACATCACGAAGTCGAGCAGTTCGTTCGCCATGACACGTCTTCTCCCGTTGCGCCGATACACAGACTGTTGCAGTTCGGAGCCTATAGCGATCTGCAGCGCCCGGGATCGGTGCGAAACCCAACTGCAGCCCCGCCCGATTAGGGGATCGCCCCATAGGGGATTCGCGACATTAGGGGGATTTCGCGTCGCTACGGCGACTCAGGCCTCCCGGGCCGCTATCGTGGGGAGTCTTATGAGGTGTGGACATGAGTGACGTGCTGGGGCTGTCCATCGGCCAGACCAATCTTGGGGCAGCCAGGACCGGGCGCCCGTCGGTGCTCCGGCGGTCGGTGCTGACGCTGTTCGGGCACCGCCCAGCCGAGGTCGGACTGCCCAGCGAGAACCCCAACCTCAACGAACCCGGCGTGGTCATGTGGGGATTCGTCGAACGAGTGGGCGACCCGGTTCCCCTGGTCGCCCAGGACGGATCGTCCCACCGGGGCGACGCGCTGATGACCGAGGCCCTCGAGGCCCTGGCCCGCGCGCAGGACGCCGGCAGGCGTCCCAGCAAGATCACCATCGCGGTGCCCGCACACTGGGGACCTGCGGTCATCGGGTCGCTGCGAGCCGCACTTCGCAACAAACCCTCGCTGTTCTCCGACGGCACGCCGCCTGATCTCGTGTCTGACGCCGCGACCGCGCTGGCGGCCCTGCAGACCGGGCCCGGCCTGCCCGACGGTGGCGTGGTGGCCCTCTGCGATTTCGGCGGCACCGGCACCACTGTGGCGTTGGCCGACGCCGGTGCGGGCCTGTCCCCCGTCGGCGAGGCCGTGCGGTTCACCGAGTTCTCCGGCGAGCAGATCGATCAGGCCCTGCTCAACCATGTGCTGGCCGGCGTCCAGGAGGCCCGCGACGCCGACCCTGCGGGCACCGCGGCCGTGAGTTCCCTGGCGCAGTTGCGCGGGGAATGCCGAAAGGCCAAGGAACGCCTCTCCGCCGAGACTTCCACGGTTGTCCCGGTCCAACTGCCGGGGTCGACGGTCGACGTCCGTCTGACCCGCGCCGAACTCGAGAATCTGATCACCGAACCACTGCAGGGTTTCCTCGACACCCTCGGTGACACGTTGGAGCGCAACAGGATTCCCGCTGCGCAGCTGTCGGCGGTCGCGACCGTGGGCGGCGGCGCGGCGATCCCGCTGCTGACCCAGCGGCTCTCGGAACTGCTGCGGGTGCCCGTCATCACGCTGCCCCAACCGGCACTGGCGGCCGCCGCGGGTGCCGGCGTCATCGCCGAACAGGGGCCGTCCCCCGACGCCCCGACGGGCATGGCGCAGGCGCCCGACCCCGCGGACCTCCCGACCGGACTGGCGCCGGCAGCCTGGGCGGCCGGCACCGCCGGAGCGGCCGCCACCCAGTCGGCCTCGGACGGGTCACCGTCGGCCACATTCCGCGCGCTCGCCTGGTCCCAGGACGACGAGACCGGCGGCAGCGAGGAACCCGTACCGTACTCGGGCGAGGACTACACGTTCGAGCACGCGACCAGCGCCCGCCCACCTGTCGATTTCGAGCGTGAGACAGAGGTTTTCAGCGGTGGTGACATCGAAGCGCCACCGCTGCCGTGGTATCGGCGCCCCGCGGTGCTGTTCGGTGCCGCGGCGGCCGCACTGCTCGCGGTCAGCGGCGTCGCCGTGACGCTGACCAGCAGTTCGTCCAACAGCGAGCCCGTCACCGAGACCATCACGCTGCCCAACGGTGAAGTCCGAACCACGGTCTTCGATGAGCCGACGAGCGCCACGATGACCTACACCGGCACCAACGGTGTGGTCACCTCCTCGGTGGTGCCGCCGCCGGTCACCACGACCACCACACCACCGACCACCACCACCACAACGCCGTCCACGACCACCACGACGACCACCACCACCACAACCACCACGACGCCGTCGACCACGACGACGACCACCACGCAGCCCACGACGACCCAGCCGACGACCACACAACCGCCCACCACGACCCAGCCGCCGACGACGACGCAGGCCCCGCCGACCACCACGCAGGCCCCGCCGCCGCCGACGACGACTGCGGCGCCGCCGCCGACTGTGGATCCGATCGACGACAATCCGATCGACGAGGATCCGTTGACGGAGCCGTGACCGAGGTCCCCCCGGATGCCCGCGCACTGATCAGTGCGCTCGCCGACGCTCCGCACGCGCCGGCCAAAATCGTCGTCACCGGCGGTGTGGGCACTGGGAAGACCACCACGCTCGCAGCGGTCCGAGAGGTGTTGCGCGGCGCGGGAATCGACGTCGGAACGGCTGTCGGCACCGGCACCAGGGCCGGTGATCACGCGACCGTCGTCGACGATGCCGATCTGCTGAGCGACGCCGAACTGGCGGCGCTGACGCAACTGGCCTCCGACCCGGAAGCCACGCTGGTGATCGCGTGCCAGCCGCGCGAGCAGCGTGCGGCCCTGCGTGACCTGATCACGGTCCTCGAACGCGAGAGACCCCGCGTCACCCTGGGCCCTCTGTCGCGCGTCGAAGTTGGACGCCGCCACGACAGCCAGGACACCAACGGGCTCACGGCCATCATGGCGGCCACGGCGGGCCTCCCGTTCCTGGTCGGCGCCGTGCACGCGGGTGACTCGGCGGCGTCTGCAGCCCGGACCACGCAGCACGCACTGGTCGACCGCCTGCGCCGATGCGACGAACCACTGCTCGACGCCATGCTCATCACGTCGCTGGGTTCGGGATTGGGGCCTGCCGACATCGCGGCCGCACTGCACATCGACCTCCCGCAGAGCCGCGACCTCGTCGACCGCGCCCATGCGACAGGGCTTCTGGACCCCGCCCTGGGCAGCAGGTTCCGCGCCGCAGTGCATGCCGCCGTGGCGCAGGTGCTGGGCGCGGCTCGCCATCACGAGATCGAGACTTCGCTGCTCACAACACAACTCGAGCTGTCGACACTGTCACTCGAGTTGTCGCTGCAGCTCGCCGAGCACGGGGTGCGCGATCCCGGGCTGGCGGCCACGCTGGAGTCCGCCGCCCGGCACAACACCACGCCGCTGGATCAGGCCGTGCGAATCCATCGGGCCGCGGTCGCGGCGGGCGCCGAGTCGCTGACCGCTGCGCTCGCCGACGCGCTGGCCCGGGCCGGCCAGTGCACCGAGGCCGCGGTGACCGCCGATGCGTTGTTGGGTTCGCCGGACCCCGACGTCCGCGCGAACGCCGTGCGGGTGTCGGCCGCGGTCGCCGCGCACGACGGCAACGTCGAGCAGGCCGCCGAACTGTTCACCTGGCTGGGGGCGGACGCCCGCGTCAGCGCCGCGGCAGCGCTGACGTTTCTCGCCACGGGCGACGCGCAGGCTGCGCGGGAGTCTCTGCGCGCACCCTTCACCGGTCCGCCCACCTCCGGCGTGCGTGCGGCCCGCAACTTGGCCGAGGGCCTGCTGCTCACCGTCGACCATCCCTACTCCGAAGCCATGGCCAGGCTCGGGCAGGCACTCGGCGGGCCGCCCGCGACCGAGGCGACGGTCGACACCCCCGCCGCGGTCGTCGCACTCACCGCACTGCACGCCGGCGATCCGGTCCGCGCCCGCAGCGTGCTGGCCCGCGTGGTCCGAGACGCGGTCGCCCATCCCGACCCACTCTTCGATCACCGGCACCGACTCCTGCAGGCCTGGGTGAAGATGCAGGACGGCCAACTCGCACTGGCCGCGGCAGAGGCCGCCCAGATCGACGAAGCCGGGCTTCATCGTCGGGATGGGCTGTGGCTGACGTCGCTGCGGACCGCGATCGCACGGCGCAACGGAGACTCCGGAGCACTGCAGCAGCACTGGTACGCCGCGATGGAGGTGCTCGCCGAGCATTCGATAGACCTGTTCAGCCTGCTTCCGCTGGGTGAGCTGTGGGTGGCGGCGGCGCGGATGCGCCAGCAGGATCGCCTGGCCCATCCGCTTGAGCGGGCGTTCGACCTGCTGCACCGATTGGGCGATCCGCCCGCGTGGTCGTTGCCGCTGCATTGGGCCGGCGTGCACGCCGCGATCCTGGCGAACTCGCCGGAGGCCATGGCACCGCACGGTCAGGCTCTGACGACGGCCGCGCCCGGCAGCGCCTTCGCGCGCGCGTTGGCCACCGCGGGGCGGGCCTGGCTGCGGGTGCTGGCCAATCAGGTCACGGTCGACGAGGTCACGGTCGCCGCCCGCGGCCTGGCGCAGTTCGGGCTCACGTGGGACGCCACGCGCCTCGCGGGCCAGGCCGCTCTGCAGGCGTCGGACCCCCGGGTCTCGAGCACCATGCTGCAGGTCGCGCGCGACCTCAAGATGTCGGCGGGAATGGACGTGACCGACGACCCGGTGCCCAACGCGGCACCGGGCGCCGAACGTCCCGTCCCCGCGGCACCGTCCAGTGGCGCTCTGTCGGAACGTGAGCGCGAGGTCGCCGAACTGCTCCTGCTCGGGATGCCCTACCGCGACATCGGCGCGCAGTTGTTCATCTCCGCGAAGACTGTGGAGCACCATGTCGCGCGGATTCGCCGGCGGTTGGGCGCGGAATCGCGGTCGGAGATGTTGTCGATGTTGCGGGCGATCCTGAGCCCCGCCTGAGCCCCTCCGGAGCACCCCTGGAACGGCACGGCAACGACTTCTCCACGTGAGTTAGGTCAGCCTTGGTAGCGAGCGTGACACGCCAGGTGTAACTATGAGCAGGCAAATAGCTTAAGTTACCGACGAGTAACACAGTTCAAGTTACCGGCCAGTAGCTTTGTTCAGCGGGAGGCGCACGGTGCAGCACACGCTCGAAGTGAGCAGGTTGATCATCGGTTTGTTGATGACGGCCGTTGTCTTGGTATTCGCCGCTAAACGCGTGTTGTGGCTGACCAAACTGATTCGCTCCGGGCAACCGGTCAGCGACGAAAGCGGCCGCAAGGACAACCTCTCCGAGCGCTTCCTGAACCAGTTCAAAGAGGTCTTCGCCCAGACGAAGCTGCTGAAGTGGTCCATCCCGGGTCTCGCCCACTTCTTCACCATGTGGGGCTTCTTCGTCCTCGCCTCGGTGTACCTCGAGGCCTACGGCGTGCTGTTCGCGCCCGAGTTCCACATCCCGCTGGTCGGCCGCTGGCCGGTGCTGGGCTTCCTGCAGGACTTCTTCGCCGTCGCCGTGCTGGCGGGCATCATCGTCTTCGCGATCATCCGCATCGTCCGCGAACCCAAGAAGATCGGCCGCGAGTCCCGCTTCTACGGCTCGCACACCGGCGGCGCGTGGGAGATCCTCTTCATGATCTTCCTGGTCATCGCCACCTACGCGCTGTTCCGCGGCGCCGCGGTCAACACGCTCGGTGAGAAGTTCCCGTACCAGAACGGTGCCTTCTTCTCCGACGCCATGGCCTGGCTGCTCGCCCCGCTGGGTCACACCGCGAACATGTGGATCGAGACCGTCGCCCTGATGGGTCACATCGGCGTCATGCTGGTGTTCCTGCTGATCGTGCTGCACTCCAAGCACCTTCACATCGGTCTGGCGCCCGTCAACGTCACCTTCAAGCGTCTGCCCGACGGCCTGGGCCCGCTGCTGCCCATGGAGTACAAGGGTGAGCTGATCGACTTCGAGGATCCCGCCGAGGACGCCGTCCTGGGCAAGGGCAAGATCGAGGACTTCACCTGGAAGGGCTACCTCGACATGGCGACCTGCACGGAGTGCGGTCGTTGCCAGTCGCAGTGCCCCGCCTGGAACACCGGCAAGCCGCTGTCGCCCAAGCTCGTGATCATGAACCTGCGCGACCACCTGTTCGCCAAGGCGCCCTACATCATCGAGGGCAAGGAGCGGCCGGAAGAAGGTTCCGTCGACTTCGCCGCGCTGGGTGACAAGCTGCACGGGCACGGCGTGCCCGAGGACGGATTCGCCCGCATCGAGGGCTCGGGCCCCGAGCAGGCGCTGCGTCCGCTGGTGGGCACCGCTGAACAGGGCGGTGTCATCGATCCCGACGTGCTGTGGTCCTGCACCACGTGCGGCGCGTGCGTCGAGCAGTGCCCCGTCGACATCGAGCACATCGACCACATCGTCGACATGCGCCGCTACCAGGTGCTGATGGAGTCGGAGTTCCCGTCCGAACTCGGCGTGCTGTTCAAGAACCTGGAGAACAAGGGCAACCCCTGGGGCCAGAACGCCAAGGACCGCCTGAACTGGATCGACGAGGTCGAGTTCGACGTTCCGGTGTACGGCAAGGACGTCGACTCGTTCGACGGCTTCGAGTACCTGTTCTGGGTCGGCTGCGCCGGCGCCTACGAGGACCGCGCCAAGAAGACCACCAAGGCCGTCGCCGAACTGCTGTCGGTGGCCGGCGTGAACTTCCTGGTGCTCGGCGACGGCGAGACCTGCACCGGTGACTCGGCCCGCCGCTCAGGCAACGAGTTCCTGTTCCAGCAGTTGGCAGCGCAGAACATCGAGACCATCAACGACCTCTTCGAGGGTGTCGAGACCGTCGACCGCAAGATCGTGGTCACCTGCCCGCACTGCTTCAACACCCTGGGCCGTGAGTACAGCCAGACCGGCGCCAACTACAGCGTCCTGCACCACACGCAGCTGCTGAACCGCCTGGTCCGCGACAAGAAGCTGGTGCCGGTCAACTCGCTGAGCCAGGACGTCACCTACCACGACCCGTGCTACCTGGGCCGGCACAACAAGGTCTACGACGCACCGCGTGACCTCATCGGCGACTCGGGCGCTCAGCTGACCGAGATGCCGCGGCACGCCGACCGAGGCTTCTGCTGTGGCGCCGGTGGGGCGCGGATGTGGATGGAAGAGCACATCGGCAAGCGCGTCAACACCGAGCGCACCGAGGAGGCCATCGACACCGGTGCCTCAACCATCGCGACCGGCTGCCCGTTCTGCCGCGTGATGATGACCGACGGCGTCGACGAGGTCGCGGCTGCCCGCGACATCGACAAGGTCGAGGTGCTCGACGTGGCCCAGCTGCTGCTGGCGTCGCTGGATCTGTCCTCGGTGACGCTGCCTGAGAAGGGCACGGCCGCCGCCGCATCCGCTGAGCGGGCCGAAGCCCGTGCCGCCGCGGAGGCCGCCGCCGCACCCGAACCGGAGCCCGAGCCGGAGCCGGAGCCCGTTGCCGCCGCACCGGCCGCAGCAGAGCCCGCCAAGGCCGCCGCTGCCCCGGTCAAGGGACTGGGCATGGCTGGCGCCGCCAAGCGCCCCGGCGCCAAGAAGGCTGCACCCGCCGCCGAGGCTGCCGCTCCGGCAGCAGAGGCCGCAGCACCCGCGGCACCGGCCGCACCGGTCAAGGGCCTCGGTTTGGCTGGCGGAGCCAAGCGCCCAGGCGCCAAGAAGGCCACCGCCGCTGCTCCGGCCGCACCCGCAGCCGAGACGGCAGCGCCAGCCGCTGAGGCCGCAGCACCGGCCGCTCCGGCAGCACCGGTCAAGGGCCTCGGGATGGCCGCGGGCGCCAAGCGTCCGGGCGCCAAGAAGGCCAGCCCCGCAGCTCCGGCCGCACCGGCACCCGAAGCAGCCGCACCTGCGGCAGCCGAGCCCGCCGCACCGGCCGCTCCCGCTGCTGCGGCCGCGCCCGAACCGCCCGTCGTGGGTCTGGGCATCGCCGCGGGCGCGCGTCGACCGGGCGCCAAGAAGGCCCCCGCTGCGGCAGCTCCCGCTGCTGCGCCCAAGGCCGAGCCCGCACCCGCCGCTGAGCCGGAGCCGCAGGCCCCGGCAGCCGAGGCGGCGCCCGCCGCACCGGCGGCCACGAGCGGCGCCGGCGATCGCGTCGTCGGCGACGAGGCTCCGGTGAAGGGCCTCGGCATCGCCAAGGGTGCCCGCAGGCCAGGCAAGCGCTAAGCACCACAACGTAATTCGGCCGGTCCCAATACGGGACCGG
The DNA window shown above is from Mycolicibacterium confluentis and carries:
- a CDS encoding dynamin family protein produces the protein MTQPDDPRRVKVIVELIDHTAAIAELNDRGDLKQRLEVARTRIKDPQIRVVIAGQLKQGKSQLLNSLLNMPVARVGDDETTALVTIVSYGEQPSARLVIAPPPGQVAPEVIDIPIDDIKHDLRRAPQAQGREVMRVEVSAPSPLLKGGLAFVDTPGVGGHGQPHLSATLGLLPDADAMLMVSDTSQEFTEPEMRFIRQAHEVCPVGAVIATKTDLYPYWRQIVETNTAHLQRAGMSVPMIPASSLLRSHAVQMNDKELNEESNFPAIVKFLSERVLSRENDRIRDQVIAEIGAAAEHLALAVNAELSAINDPEDVRQLTEDLERRKQEAQEALQHTALWQQVLNDGIADLTADVDHDLRARFRAIVAHNESVIDSCDPTQHWAEIGADVENAVATAVGDNFVWAYQRAEALAAEVARTFVEAGLDAVKMPHVSAQEMGAGFDGLKSLARLEAKPIGMGHKAITSMRGSYGGVLMFGMLTSVAGLGMFNPISLGAGLLLGRKSYKEDMENRMMRVRNEAKTNLRRFVDDVSFVVGKESRDRLKGIQRQLRDHYRDIANQTTRSLNESLQATIASAQMQESERNTRVRELQRQINILTQVSDNVEKLRTPVG
- a CDS encoding IniB N-terminal domain-containing protein, with translation MISLIDWLLNLFRDEHAARAFVASPEATLRDAGLAGVSAAQLSSVAATAVPSLVLGGGDPVVGLQRAVSNHYGFAPAYDYSPSTNLLSPSPVFAPNTNTDLASHNNTDLASHNSTPIMSPNQDAGANAQQGAFNLGFGDITLGDKTTNTATNGGVVVGGENRGDIVSGDGAVLGNNNDVNNGDVWAGTGSNVTVGHGDIEDNGTTNTGSGSVIKDNDGPVFQDVDASGGSGGHAGGSSGGLIDIGLGGDQTQGGNGGGGGIVIVSNETATNTVGGNQSQVGGDSATNVGSGNSTSAYSQTETQTTTTVSDYSDHSQTEVYDNSSQHSASLFDNSHDTSAVASAVDTGHSASLGSGNDLF
- a CDS encoding Rv0340 family IniB-related protein; the protein is MANELLDFVMSLVRDPEVAARYAADPSGAIADAHLTNVTSADVNNLIPMVSDSLSMAAPTFGVDAGPNVWTSGAATAAFDAFEPHVPETGFADLHDLGGVIDTSSVPEVSSDLGLDLPVLDDPVQFNDIEDASTVVHEDPAGWDDGVIEATHLTDDGGDASSFDLF
- a CDS encoding Hsp70 family protein; amino-acid sequence: MSDVLGLSIGQTNLGAARTGRPSVLRRSVLTLFGHRPAEVGLPSENPNLNEPGVVMWGFVERVGDPVPLVAQDGSSHRGDALMTEALEALARAQDAGRRPSKITIAVPAHWGPAVIGSLRAALRNKPSLFSDGTPPDLVSDAATALAALQTGPGLPDGGVVALCDFGGTGTTVALADAGAGLSPVGEAVRFTEFSGEQIDQALLNHVLAGVQEARDADPAGTAAVSSLAQLRGECRKAKERLSAETSTVVPVQLPGSTVDVRLTRAELENLITEPLQGFLDTLGDTLERNRIPAAQLSAVATVGGGAAIPLLTQRLSELLRVPVITLPQPALAAAAGAGVIAEQGPSPDAPTGMAQAPDPADLPTGLAPAAWAAGTAGAAATQSASDGSPSATFRALAWSQDDETGGSEEPVPYSGEDYTFEHATSARPPVDFERETEVFSGGDIEAPPLPWYRRPAVLFGAAAAALLAVSGVAVTLTSSSSNSEPVTETITLPNGEVRTTVFDEPTSATMTYTGTNGVVTSSVVPPPVTTTTTPPTTTTTTPSTTTTTTTTTTTTTTPSTTTTTTTQPTTTQPTTTQPPTTTQPPTTTQAPPTTTQAPPPPTTTAAPPPTVDPIDDNPIDEDPLTEP
- the iniR gene encoding isoniazid response ATPase/transcriptional regulator IniR, with product MTEVPPDARALISALADAPHAPAKIVVTGGVGTGKTTTLAAVREVLRGAGIDVGTAVGTGTRAGDHATVVDDADLLSDAELAALTQLASDPEATLVIACQPREQRAALRDLITVLERERPRVTLGPLSRVEVGRRHDSQDTNGLTAIMAATAGLPFLVGAVHAGDSAASAARTTQHALVDRLRRCDEPLLDAMLITSLGSGLGPADIAAALHIDLPQSRDLVDRAHATGLLDPALGSRFRAAVHAAVAQVLGAARHHEIETSLLTTQLELSTLSLELSLQLAEHGVRDPGLAATLESAARHNTTPLDQAVRIHRAAVAAGAESLTAALADALARAGQCTEAAVTADALLGSPDPDVRANAVRVSAAVAAHDGNVEQAAELFTWLGADARVSAAAALTFLATGDAQAARESLRAPFTGPPTSGVRAARNLAEGLLLTVDHPYSEAMARLGQALGGPPATEATVDTPAAVVALTALHAGDPVRARSVLARVVRDAVAHPDPLFDHRHRLLQAWVKMQDGQLALAAAEAAQIDEAGLHRRDGLWLTSLRTAIARRNGDSGALQQHWYAAMEVLAEHSIDLFSLLPLGELWVAAARMRQQDRLAHPLERAFDLLHRLGDPPAWSLPLHWAGVHAAILANSPEAMAPHGQALTTAAPGSAFARALATAGRAWLRVLANQVTVDEVTVAARGLAQFGLTWDATRLAGQAALQASDPRVSSTMLQVARDLKMSAGMDVTDDPVPNAAPGAERPVPAAPSSGALSEREREVAELLLLGMPYRDIGAQLFISAKTVEHHVARIRRRLGAESRSEMLSMLRAILSPA
- a CDS encoding (Fe-S)-binding protein encodes the protein MTAVVLVFAAKRVLWLTKLIRSGQPVSDESGRKDNLSERFLNQFKEVFAQTKLLKWSIPGLAHFFTMWGFFVLASVYLEAYGVLFAPEFHIPLVGRWPVLGFLQDFFAVAVLAGIIVFAIIRIVREPKKIGRESRFYGSHTGGAWEILFMIFLVIATYALFRGAAVNTLGEKFPYQNGAFFSDAMAWLLAPLGHTANMWIETVALMGHIGVMLVFLLIVLHSKHLHIGLAPVNVTFKRLPDGLGPLLPMEYKGELIDFEDPAEDAVLGKGKIEDFTWKGYLDMATCTECGRCQSQCPAWNTGKPLSPKLVIMNLRDHLFAKAPYIIEGKERPEEGSVDFAALGDKLHGHGVPEDGFARIEGSGPEQALRPLVGTAEQGGVIDPDVLWSCTTCGACVEQCPVDIEHIDHIVDMRRYQVLMESEFPSELGVLFKNLENKGNPWGQNAKDRLNWIDEVEFDVPVYGKDVDSFDGFEYLFWVGCAGAYEDRAKKTTKAVAELLSVAGVNFLVLGDGETCTGDSARRSGNEFLFQQLAAQNIETINDLFEGVETVDRKIVVTCPHCFNTLGREYSQTGANYSVLHHTQLLNRLVRDKKLVPVNSLSQDVTYHDPCYLGRHNKVYDAPRDLIGDSGAQLTEMPRHADRGFCCGAGGARMWMEEHIGKRVNTERTEEAIDTGASTIATGCPFCRVMMTDGVDEVAAARDIDKVEVLDVAQLLLASLDLSSVTLPEKGTAAAASAERAEARAAAEAAAAPEPEPEPEPEPVAAAPAAAEPAKAAAAPVKGLGMAGAAKRPGAKKAAPAAEAAAPAAEAAAPAAPAAPVKGLGLAGGAKRPGAKKATAAAPAAPAAETAAPAAEAAAPAAPAAPVKGLGMAAGAKRPGAKKASPAAPAAPAPEAAAPAAAEPAAPAAPAAAAAPEPPVVGLGIAAGARRPGAKKAPAAAAPAAAPKAEPAPAAEPEPQAPAAEAAPAAPAATSGAGDRVVGDEAPVKGLGIAKGARRPGKR